In the Malaya genurostris strain Urasoe2022 chromosome 1, Malgen_1.1, whole genome shotgun sequence genome, one interval contains:
- the LOC131426609 gene encoding zinc finger protein 665-like isoform X1 has protein sequence MEFCLERDGILKTEEPENSPEAFFPSSAPTIDSPIKLEYEIGDEEFTQIGDHHKDVSVPKGEQIYSCEICKKQFSFKKALEERVIVHTGNKTIKCNVCGKGFRKYQLLKDHTNIHTGERPYNCTACEKSFSSKVKLARHIQRSQRSFKCIVCGKEFHIKRYLTEHMSIHHSLYKYKCEVCGKAFNNSDNLARHRRTHTNKKFKCTICDKDFTTKHNLITHINIHVDGFEHKCDVCGKGFKTSSLLKDHEYSHTGERPYKCTVCGKDFHQKRKLSIHMQLHTSERPYKCTVCGKGFTIMAYLSRHLLSHTGDYEHMCDVCGKGFFCKSLLKDHENIHTGERPYKCTVCGKDFHRKVKLSVHMQIHTSERAYKCPVCGKDFAVMVYLTKHMRIHTNDNRHECDVCGKGFVSRPHLRDHRRIHTGERPFKCSVCEKEFSVKRYLTTHMSLHQSV, from the coding sequence ATGGAATTTTGCCTTGAACGAGATGGGATACTAAAAACGGAAGAACCAGAAAACAGTCCTGAAGCCTTTTTCCCATCGTCCGCTCCAACAATCGATTCCCCAATAAAACTAGAATATGAGATTGGTGATGAGGAATTCACGCAGATAGGTGATCATCATAAAGACGTCTCAGTACCTAAAGGGGAACAGATTTATAGTTGCGAAATTTGTAAGAAACAATTTTCATTTAAGAAAGCCTTGGAGGAGCGTGTGATCGTTCATACTGGAAACAAAACAATTAAGTGTAATGTGTGTGGCAAAGGATTCCGAAAATATCAGCTATTGAAGGACCACACAAATATTCACACCGGAGAGCGTCCGTACAATTGCACTGCATGCGAAAAAAGCTTCTCGTCTAAAGTGAAGCTTGCTCGACACATTCAAAGAAGTCAGCGTTCGTTCAAATGCATTGTATGCGGAAAAGAATTTCATATTAAACGTTACCTAACTGAACACATGTCTATTCACCATAGTTTGTACAAATATAAATGCGAAGTGTGTGGCAAAGCCTTTAATAATAGTGATAACTTAGCGAGACACCGACGCACTCATACAAACAAGAAGTTTAAATGCACCATATGCGATAAAGATTTTACCACTAAGCATAATCTAATCACACACATCAATATTCACGTGGATGGTTTCGAACATAAGTGCGATGTGTGCGGCAAAGGATTCAAAACTAGTTCATTGTTGAAGGACCACGAATACAGTCATACAGGTGAACGACCTTACAAATGCACTGTATGTGGAAAAGACTTTCATCAGAAAAGAAAACTTTCTATACACATGCAACTTCACACAAGCGAGCGACCGTACAAATGCACCGTATGTGGGAAAGGTTTCACCATTATGGCTTACCTATCCAGACACTTGCTTAGTCATACTGGTGATTACGAGCATATGTGTGACGTGTGTGGCAAAGGATTCTTCTGCAAATCACTTTTGAAAGACCACGAAAATATTCACACAGGTGAACGGCCTTATAAATGCACTGTATGCGGAAAAGACTTTCATCgaaaagtaaaactttctgTACACATGCAAATTCACACAAGCGAGCGAGCATACAAATGCCCCGTTTGTGGAAAAGACTTCGCCGTTATGGTTTACCTaacaaaacacatgcgtattcacACGAATGATAATAGGCATGAATGTGATGTGTGTGGCAAAGGATTTGTGAGTAGACCACACTTGAGAGATCATAGACGCATTCATACAGGAGAGC
- the LOC131426609 gene encoding gastrula zinc finger protein XlCGF8.2DB-like isoform X2, protein MSIHHSLYKYKCEVCGKAFNNSDNLARHRRTHTNKKFKCTICDKDFTTKHNLITHINIHVDGFEHKCDVCGKGFKTSSLLKDHEYSHTGERPYKCTVCGKDFHQKRKLSIHMQLHTSERPYKCTVCGKGFTIMAYLSRHLLSHTGDYEHMCDVCGKGFFCKSLLKDHENIHTGERPYKCTVCGKDFHRKVKLSVHMQIHTSERAYKCPVCGKDFAVMVYLTKHMRIHTNDNRHECDVCGKGFVSRPHLRDHRRIHTGERPFKCSVCEKEFSVKRYLTTHMSLHQSV, encoded by the coding sequence ATGTCTATTCACCATAGTTTGTACAAATATAAATGCGAAGTGTGTGGCAAAGCCTTTAATAATAGTGATAACTTAGCGAGACACCGACGCACTCATACAAACAAGAAGTTTAAATGCACCATATGCGATAAAGATTTTACCACTAAGCATAATCTAATCACACACATCAATATTCACGTGGATGGTTTCGAACATAAGTGCGATGTGTGCGGCAAAGGATTCAAAACTAGTTCATTGTTGAAGGACCACGAATACAGTCATACAGGTGAACGACCTTACAAATGCACTGTATGTGGAAAAGACTTTCATCAGAAAAGAAAACTTTCTATACACATGCAACTTCACACAAGCGAGCGACCGTACAAATGCACCGTATGTGGGAAAGGTTTCACCATTATGGCTTACCTATCCAGACACTTGCTTAGTCATACTGGTGATTACGAGCATATGTGTGACGTGTGTGGCAAAGGATTCTTCTGCAAATCACTTTTGAAAGACCACGAAAATATTCACACAGGTGAACGGCCTTATAAATGCACTGTATGCGGAAAAGACTTTCATCgaaaagtaaaactttctgTACACATGCAAATTCACACAAGCGAGCGAGCATACAAATGCCCCGTTTGTGGAAAAGACTTCGCCGTTATGGTTTACCTaacaaaacacatgcgtattcacACGAATGATAATAGGCATGAATGTGATGTGTGTGGCAAAGGATTTGTGAGTAGACCACACTTGAGAGATCATAGACGCATTCATACAGGAGAGC